From a single Portunus trituberculatus isolate SZX2019 chromosome 15, ASM1759143v1, whole genome shotgun sequence genomic region:
- the LOC123504089 gene encoding pulmonary surfactant-associated protein D-like, with protein MFHPRAPQALALVPVVVTLLVAETHSHPTQHVAQQIIKNDFGAAQLGLSIVINQMALLRILNESSILSTTPTSRKTYRVYEHLATQSQAVQACQQLGGRLALPTNEAEEKEVTKLIGITFDTTIFSVYWISVSDEQAEGNMIDIVTGQHLSYTNFEPGQPDDAGGGEDCVHKSANFRGWNDHQCTHKGDGYVCEFMDV; from the exons ATGTTCCACCCGCGAGCTCCCCAAGCCCTCGCTCTCGTCCCAGTGGTGGTGACTCTGCTGGTGGCCGAGACCCACAGCCACCCTACACAACATGTAGCTCAGCAAATCATCAAAAACGATTTCGGAGCGGCGCAATTAGGTTTATCTATAGTTATAAACCAAATGGCTTTGCTGAGAATACTCAACGAGTCTTCTATTCTCAGTACAACAC CCACAAGCCGCAAGACCTACAGGGTGTACGAACACTTAGCTACGCAATCACAGGCCGTTCAGGCTTGCCAACAGCTGGGTGGTCGCCTTGCTCTTCCCacg AATgaagcagaagagaaggaagtgactAAGCTCATCGGTATCACCTTTGACACGACCATATTTAGTGTGTACTGGATCAGTGTATCAGATGAGCAAGCGGAAGGAAACATGATTGATATTGTGACgg GTCAACATTTGAGCTACACCAACTTTGAACCTGGTCAGCCcgatgatgctggtggtggagaagaCTGCGTGCACAAATCTGCTAACTTTCGTGGGTGGAATGACCACCAATGCACACACAAGGGAGATGGTTACGTGTGTGAGTTTATGGACGTGTAA
- the LOC123504088 gene encoding LOW QUALITY PROTEIN: uncharacterized protein LOC123504088 (The sequence of the model RefSeq protein was modified relative to this genomic sequence to represent the inferred CDS: inserted 1 base in 1 codon), whose product MYKMIWKRLQWTSTLLCCLLVVADAGNDEIHDGQVQVPSQVLSDSPASITNHNDSHSSKDTLFAVNVPEMNCNVDYDCHAYDSLICSEGQCSCRPPFCWIYQYQMTGFLEAKNVFSCGECGILGSSCNATIECDYPGECRSDGXCHCHKGENYDGVCVYSNVGWSNTLALSAIGILIFFLICMFFVNCVRQRPWRSSSVWSCTCSDDDETHRRRGSCEKSPAFTIQAHYASQDLTACQSSVEEVSPVGLGGAIPRRYRNLSSDNSGTVSSISSAVTNLTTNNFVEFQFDSLQDYPQIFPYLPC is encoded by the exons ATGTACAAAATGATTTGGAAACGGCTGCAATGGACATCCACACTCCTGTGCTGTCTTTTAGTGGTGGCTGATGCAGGAAACGATGAAATCCACGATGGACAGGTTCAGGTTCCTTCACAGGTCCTGAGCGACTCACCCGCATCTATCACCAATCACAATGACTCGCACAGTTCCAAGGATACATTATTTGCAG TAAATGTGCCGGAGATGAACTGCAATGTTGACTACGATTGTCATGCCTACGATAGCCTAATATGCTCCGAGGGCCAGTGTAGCTGCAGGCCTCCCTTCTGCTGGATCTACCAGTACCAGATGACAGGCTTCTTGGAGGCCAAAAATGTCTTCTCTTGTGGTGAATGCG GGATACTTGGGTCGAGCTGCAACGCCACAATCGAGTGTGATTATCCCGGTGAGTGTCGGAGTGACG TTTGTCACTGCCATAAGGGGGAAAACTACGACGGAGTCTG CGTCTACTCGAACGTCGGCTGGTCCAACACCTTGGCTTTGTCAGCGATAGgcatccttattttcttcctcatctgcaTGTTCTTCGTCAACTGTGTCAGACA ACGGCCGTGGAGGAGCTCGAGCGTCTGGAGCTGTACGTGTTCCGATGACGATGAGACG CATCGTCGTCGTGGGTCGTGCGAGAAAAGTCCTGCATTCACCATACAGGCTCATTACGCCAGCCAG GATCTCACTGCCTGTCAAAGCAGCGTCGAGGAAGTGTCCCCAGTTGGTCTTGGGGGAGCGATACCGCGGCGCTACCGGAACTTATCCTCAGATAACAGCGGCACAGTGTCCAGCATCTCTTCTGCCGTGACAAACTTGACTACC AATAACTTCGTGGAGTTTCAATTTGATAGCCTCCAGGATTACCCTCAAATCTTCCCCTATCTTCCCTGTTAA
- the LOC123504087 gene encoding uncharacterized protein LOC123504087 isoform X1: MGRLEVAALWVCVWACAWACVSGVRLQNGVYEDLVLAIDPNMPMDTMDIMELQQNIEALVQDMRDSMITATNGRLSLGSVRVVLPLSWNITDEFDLDPAHEDFSWKTADIHLQEAPKGSFGQYTDHAPNTLQMGQCGEPGSYITIHNTFLDQDYVKTHYGPRGHVLMHEWAHYRWGVFEEYGHPKDPVYPVSYERDDLTRPTACYRGKLLGDFLTGSKESCPGAHNDPENPCYFFPNTSSNPTTTKSSLMSHTFLSDGSFCTQDTHDIFAPTPHNLMCVGRSVWEVLETHPDFTNSESSGKQAKNTAIHISFQKAPTSRVFFLFEAPPKDQSTTLNWLVRQFIEKTTNVFGAIELGMATFRTVVPGEAEIIDMMDFTSVANYSSVESYIPGPTTGPVSEAPLQDALLQLLPSWEVYQPGTLLVSITWNSVIAKDAQDLSVLVLDKGVKLLVLDPSTEGGLGHLLPMIQLLQNTGGNFYIKDYNVSQPINQLLEDLDSYMRIQFIEDHRLIGVSHHVADANSDVQKFMNLRVQRNVEKKISGYLRITPFDPDSIEITIADPLTMKPVSCNTIGKNVIFQCINFAEGIFIYFYTVNIFIFDYSLSIENRGVDSVSVEATWSVVDYPNEEKVSVAVWSSENELKANVQENDHLFLYCQVSQASGRVVENLQVMAEVEFVVDQNVSKQIITLTDGGDRVVDVKARDTVWSGKLSGDWPAGTTFTVTTLAVNHDPDIFSPFKLGTSFSLSHRPRMAATGSWTGSSSGVLPINPTEGECCLSFSDEKGASRSLVVNRMLLNPYSAKIINDKQDLPPRVTEMPKLKPSDPPVTDNGTVTITFYLEGQTAARQRTSTTYEYLTRYHEDLATIRDNFTHGKEPLDGFRSPGDATSIAVTIPIGDSNSFYLAVANYDPSTGVEGLPSRALPINFQMSPDTTTTTTTTTTTTTTTTTGAAITTTENSITTAETTTPQKTTTKAPPTEGPKSEDNTVIIVVSVVCAVVVLCVAGGLYYYRHRICK; the protein is encoded by the exons ATGG ggAGACTTGAAGTAGCAGcactgtgggtgtgtgtgtgggcttgtGCGTGGGCGTGTGTGAGCGGGGTGAGGCTACAAAATGGTGTCTacgaagacctggtgctggccATAGACCCAAACATGCCGATGGACACCATGGACATCATGGAGCTACAGCAGAATATTGAG GCACTGGTACAAGACATGCGGGACAGTATGATAACAGCAACAAACGGTCGATTGTCTCTCGGGTCAGTACGGGTGGTACTGCCTTTGAGCTGGAACATCACCGACGAATTTGACTTGGATCCCGCTCATGAAGACTTTTCGTGGAAAACTGCTGACATACATTTACAGGAGGCGCCCAAAGGGAGCTTCGGCCAATACACCGACCACGCCCCCAACACGCTGCAG ATGGGGCAGTGCGGAGAGCCTGGGAGTTACATTACCATCCACAACACCTTCCTAGACCAAGATTACGTCAAAACTCACTATGGTCCCCGAG GGCACGTCCTCATGCACGAGTGGGCTCACTACCGCTGGGGAGTGTTCGAAGAGTACGGCCATCCCAAGGACCCCGTGTATCCTGTCAGCTACGAGAGAGACGACCTCACCAGGCCCACTGCTTGCTACAGGGGAAAACTCCTCGGGGACTTTCTCACGGG ATCCAAAGAGTCGTGCCCAGGAGCTCACAATGACCCCGAGAATCCCTGCTATTTCTTCCCTAACACCAGCAGCAACCCTACCACTACCAAGTCCTCACTCATGtcacacacttttctctcc GACGGAAGCTTCTGTACTCAAGATACACACGACATCTTTGCTCCAACACCCCATAACCTGATGTGTGTGGGACGCTCTGTGTGGGAAGTTCTTGAGACTCACCCAGACTTCACAAATTCCGA gagctCAGGAAAGCAAGCAAAGAACACGGCAATCCACATCAGTTTCCAGAAAGCTCCCACAAGCagggttttcttcctcttcgaaGCCCCGCCTAAG GATCAAAGTACAACACTGAATTGGTTGGTGCGTCAGTTCATAGAGAAAACCACGAACGTCTTTGGTGCCATCGAGCTCGGCATGGCTACCTTCAGAACTGTGGTGCCGGGCGAGGCAGAAATAATTGACATGATGGATTTCACTTCCGTTGCGA ATTATTCCTCAGTCGAAAGTTACATTCCTGGCCCAACTACTGGTCCTGTCTCTGAAGCGCCGCTTCAGGACGCGCTGCTCCAATTGCTGCCGTCCTGGGAGGTCTACCAGCCAGGGACGCTTCTGGTTTCTATTACTTGGAATTCTGTTATTGCAAAGGATGCTCAAGATCTCAGT GTCCTGGTTCTTGATAAGGGGGTGAAACTACTCGTGCTTGACCCATCGACAGAGGGCGGCCTGGGACATTTGCTGCCAATGATCCAGCTCCTGCAGAACACAGGAGGCAATTTCTATATCAAAGACTACAACGTTTCCCAACCGATCAATCAGCTTCTCGAAGACTTGGACAGCTACATGAGGATCCAGTTCATCGAAGACCATAGACTG ATAGGTGTGAGTCATCATGTAGCGGATGCTAACAGTGACGTCCAAAAATTTATGAATTTACGAGTTCAGAGGAATGTTGAAAAAAAGATCAGTGGTTATCTTAGAATCACGCCTTTCGATCCTGATTCCATTGAGATTACCATCGCTGACCCCCTTACTATGAAGCCCGTCTCCTGTAACACTATAGGAAAGAACGTCATCTTTCAGTGCATCAATTTCGCAGAAGGcatcttcatctatttttatacAGTCAAC ATATTCATCTTCGATTATTCCTTATCCATCGAGAACCGCGGGGTGGACAGCGTGTCTGTTGAGGCGACCTGGAGTGTAGTGGATTACCCCAATGAAGAAAAG GTGTCGGTAGCCGTGTGGTCGTCCGAGAATGAGCTGAAGGCAAATGTTCAAGAGAATGaccacctcttcctttactGCCAG GTGTCTCAAGCAAGCGGCAGAGTGGTGGAAAATCTGCAGGTCATGGCCGAAGTTGAATTTGTCGTTGATCAGAATGTGTCCAAGCAGATCATTACCCTTACCGATGGCGGAGACAGAG TGGTGGACGTAAAGGCGAGGGACACTGTGTGGTCTGGAAAACTGAGCGGCGACTGGCCCGCCGGCACTACCTTCACTGTCACGACACTGGCCGTTAACCACGACCCGGATATCTTCTCACCCTTCAAACTTGGTACTAGCTTCAG TCTTTCCCACAGGCCACGTATGGCTGCTACAGGAAGCTGGACAGGAAGTAGCTCTGGCGTCCTCCCGATAAACCCTACAGAAGGTGAATGTTGCTTGAGTTTCTCTGACGAAAAGGGAGCATCGCGTAGCCTTGTAGTCAACAGGATGCTGTTGAATCCGTACAGTGCTAAGATCATTAATGACAAACag GATTTACCACCACGGGTGACAGAAATGCCCAAGCTGAAGCCAAGTGATCCTCCCGTCACCGACAACGGTACTGTCACGATCACATTCTATTTGGAAGGACAAACGGCTGCCCGGCAAAGAACATCGACAACG TACGAGTACTTGACTCGCTACCACGAGGACTTAGCGACAATTCGGGACAACTTCACCCATGGCAaagag CCGCTGGACGGGTTCAGGTCCCCTGGAGACGCCACGAGCATCGCCGTGACAATACCAATTGGCGATTCAAATAGCTTCTACCTCGCCGTGGCCAACTACGACCCTTCAACTGGAGTCGAG ggtTTGCCGTCAAGAGCGCTGCCAATAAat TTTCAGATGAGTCCagacacaaccacaaccacaaccaccaccaccaccaccaccacaacaactacaacaggagcagccataacaacaacagaaaattcaataacaacagcagaaaCAACAACTCCACAAAAAACTACAACTAAAGCTCCTCCTACTGAAGGCCCTAAGTCTGAAGACAACACAGTCATCATCGTGGTGTCAGTGGTGTGCGccgttgtggtgttgtgtgtggcagGTGGCCTCTATTACTACAGGCACAGGATTTGTAAATGA
- the LOC123504087 gene encoding uncharacterized protein LOC123504087 isoform X2 gives MGRLEVAALWVCVWACAWACVSGVRLQNGVYEDLVLAIDPNMPMDTMDIMELQQNIEALVQDMRDSMITATNGRLSLGSVRVVLPLSWNITDEFDLDPAHEDFSWKTADIHLQEAPKGSFGQYTDHAPNTLQMGQCGEPGSYITIHNTFLDQDYVKTHYGPRGHVLMHEWAHYRWGVFEEYGHPKDPVYPVSYERDDLTRPTACYRGKLLGDFLTGSKESCPGAHNDPENPCYFFPNTSSNPTTTKSSLMSHTFLSDGSFCTQDTHDIFAPTPHNLMCVGRSVWEVLETHPDFTNSESSGKQAKNTAIHISFQKAPTSRVFFLFEAPPKDQSTTLNWLVRQFIEKTTNVFGAIELGMATFRTVVPGEAEIIDMMDFTSVANYSSVESYIPGPTTGPVSEAPLQDALLQLLPSWEVYQPGTLLVSITWNSVIAKDAQDLSVLVLDKGVKLLVLDPSTEGGLGHLLPMIQLLQNTGGNFYIKDYNVSQPINQLLEDLDSYMRIQFIEDHRLIGVSHHVADANSDVQKFMNLRVQRNVEKKISGYLRITPFDPDSIEITIADPLTMKPVSCNTIGKNVIFQCINFAEGIFIYFYTVNIFIFDYSLSIENRGVDSVSVEATWSVVDYPNEEKVSVAVWSSENELKANVQENDHLFLYCQVSQASGRVVENLQVMAEVEFVVDQNVSKQIITLTDGGDRVVDVKARDTVWSGKLSGDWPAGTTFTVTTLAVNHDPDIFSPFKLGTSFSLSHRPRMAATGSWTGSSSGVLPINPTEGECCLSFSDEKGASRSLVVNRMLLNPYSAKIINDKQDLPPRVTEMPKLKPSDPPVTDNGTVTITFYLEGQTAARQRTSTTYEYLTRYHEDLATIRDNFTHGKEPLDGFRSPGDATSIAVTIPIGDSNSFYLAVANYDPSTGVEGLPSRALPINMSPDTTTTTTTTTTTTTTTTTGAAITTTENSITTAETTTPQKTTTKAPPTEGPKSEDNTVIIVVSVVCAVVVLCVAGGLYYYRHRICK, from the exons ATGG ggAGACTTGAAGTAGCAGcactgtgggtgtgtgtgtgggcttgtGCGTGGGCGTGTGTGAGCGGGGTGAGGCTACAAAATGGTGTCTacgaagacctggtgctggccATAGACCCAAACATGCCGATGGACACCATGGACATCATGGAGCTACAGCAGAATATTGAG GCACTGGTACAAGACATGCGGGACAGTATGATAACAGCAACAAACGGTCGATTGTCTCTCGGGTCAGTACGGGTGGTACTGCCTTTGAGCTGGAACATCACCGACGAATTTGACTTGGATCCCGCTCATGAAGACTTTTCGTGGAAAACTGCTGACATACATTTACAGGAGGCGCCCAAAGGGAGCTTCGGCCAATACACCGACCACGCCCCCAACACGCTGCAG ATGGGGCAGTGCGGAGAGCCTGGGAGTTACATTACCATCCACAACACCTTCCTAGACCAAGATTACGTCAAAACTCACTATGGTCCCCGAG GGCACGTCCTCATGCACGAGTGGGCTCACTACCGCTGGGGAGTGTTCGAAGAGTACGGCCATCCCAAGGACCCCGTGTATCCTGTCAGCTACGAGAGAGACGACCTCACCAGGCCCACTGCTTGCTACAGGGGAAAACTCCTCGGGGACTTTCTCACGGG ATCCAAAGAGTCGTGCCCAGGAGCTCACAATGACCCCGAGAATCCCTGCTATTTCTTCCCTAACACCAGCAGCAACCCTACCACTACCAAGTCCTCACTCATGtcacacacttttctctcc GACGGAAGCTTCTGTACTCAAGATACACACGACATCTTTGCTCCAACACCCCATAACCTGATGTGTGTGGGACGCTCTGTGTGGGAAGTTCTTGAGACTCACCCAGACTTCACAAATTCCGA gagctCAGGAAAGCAAGCAAAGAACACGGCAATCCACATCAGTTTCCAGAAAGCTCCCACAAGCagggttttcttcctcttcgaaGCCCCGCCTAAG GATCAAAGTACAACACTGAATTGGTTGGTGCGTCAGTTCATAGAGAAAACCACGAACGTCTTTGGTGCCATCGAGCTCGGCATGGCTACCTTCAGAACTGTGGTGCCGGGCGAGGCAGAAATAATTGACATGATGGATTTCACTTCCGTTGCGA ATTATTCCTCAGTCGAAAGTTACATTCCTGGCCCAACTACTGGTCCTGTCTCTGAAGCGCCGCTTCAGGACGCGCTGCTCCAATTGCTGCCGTCCTGGGAGGTCTACCAGCCAGGGACGCTTCTGGTTTCTATTACTTGGAATTCTGTTATTGCAAAGGATGCTCAAGATCTCAGT GTCCTGGTTCTTGATAAGGGGGTGAAACTACTCGTGCTTGACCCATCGACAGAGGGCGGCCTGGGACATTTGCTGCCAATGATCCAGCTCCTGCAGAACACAGGAGGCAATTTCTATATCAAAGACTACAACGTTTCCCAACCGATCAATCAGCTTCTCGAAGACTTGGACAGCTACATGAGGATCCAGTTCATCGAAGACCATAGACTG ATAGGTGTGAGTCATCATGTAGCGGATGCTAACAGTGACGTCCAAAAATTTATGAATTTACGAGTTCAGAGGAATGTTGAAAAAAAGATCAGTGGTTATCTTAGAATCACGCCTTTCGATCCTGATTCCATTGAGATTACCATCGCTGACCCCCTTACTATGAAGCCCGTCTCCTGTAACACTATAGGAAAGAACGTCATCTTTCAGTGCATCAATTTCGCAGAAGGcatcttcatctatttttatacAGTCAAC ATATTCATCTTCGATTATTCCTTATCCATCGAGAACCGCGGGGTGGACAGCGTGTCTGTTGAGGCGACCTGGAGTGTAGTGGATTACCCCAATGAAGAAAAG GTGTCGGTAGCCGTGTGGTCGTCCGAGAATGAGCTGAAGGCAAATGTTCAAGAGAATGaccacctcttcctttactGCCAG GTGTCTCAAGCAAGCGGCAGAGTGGTGGAAAATCTGCAGGTCATGGCCGAAGTTGAATTTGTCGTTGATCAGAATGTGTCCAAGCAGATCATTACCCTTACCGATGGCGGAGACAGAG TGGTGGACGTAAAGGCGAGGGACACTGTGTGGTCTGGAAAACTGAGCGGCGACTGGCCCGCCGGCACTACCTTCACTGTCACGACACTGGCCGTTAACCACGACCCGGATATCTTCTCACCCTTCAAACTTGGTACTAGCTTCAG TCTTTCCCACAGGCCACGTATGGCTGCTACAGGAAGCTGGACAGGAAGTAGCTCTGGCGTCCTCCCGATAAACCCTACAGAAGGTGAATGTTGCTTGAGTTTCTCTGACGAAAAGGGAGCATCGCGTAGCCTTGTAGTCAACAGGATGCTGTTGAATCCGTACAGTGCTAAGATCATTAATGACAAACag GATTTACCACCACGGGTGACAGAAATGCCCAAGCTGAAGCCAAGTGATCCTCCCGTCACCGACAACGGTACTGTCACGATCACATTCTATTTGGAAGGACAAACGGCTGCCCGGCAAAGAACATCGACAACG TACGAGTACTTGACTCGCTACCACGAGGACTTAGCGACAATTCGGGACAACTTCACCCATGGCAaagag CCGCTGGACGGGTTCAGGTCCCCTGGAGACGCCACGAGCATCGCCGTGACAATACCAATTGGCGATTCAAATAGCTTCTACCTCGCCGTGGCCAACTACGACCCTTCAACTGGAGTCGAG ggtTTGCCGTCAAGAGCGCTGCCAATAAat ATGAGTCCagacacaaccacaaccacaaccaccaccaccaccaccaccacaacaactacaacaggagcagccataacaacaacagaaaattcaataacaacagcagaaaCAACAACTCCACAAAAAACTACAACTAAAGCTCCTCCTACTGAAGGCCCTAAGTCTGAAGACAACACAGTCATCATCGTGGTGTCAGTGGTGTGCGccgttgtggtgttgtgtgtggcagGTGGCCTCTATTACTACAGGCACAGGATTTGTAAATGA
- the LOC123504087 gene encoding uncharacterized protein LOC123504087 isoform X3 has protein sequence MGRLEVAALWVCVWACAWACVSGVRLQNGVYEDLVLAIDPNMPMDTMDIMELQQNIEALVQDMRDSMITATNGRLSLGSVRVVLPLSWNITDEFDLDPAHEDFSWKTADIHLQEAPKGSFGQYTDHAPNTLQMGQCGEPGSYITIHNTFLDQDYVKTHYGPRGHVLMHEWAHYRWGVFEEYGHPKDPVYPVSYERDDLTRPTACYRGKLLGDFLTGSKESCPGAHNDPENPCYFFPNTSSNPTTTKSSLMSHTFLSDGSFCTQDTHDIFAPTPHNLMCVGRSVWEVLETHPDFTNSESSGKQAKNTAIHISFQKAPTSRVFFLFEAPPKDQSTTLNWLVRQFIEKTTNVFGAIELGMATFRTVVPGEAEIIDMMDFTSVANYSSVESYIPGPTTGPVSEAPLQDALLQLLPSWEVYQPGTLLVSITWNSVIAKDAQDLSVLVLDKGVKLLVLDPSTEGGLGHLLPMIQLLQNTGGNFYIKDYNVSQPINQLLEDLDSYMRIQFIEDHRLIGVSHHVADANSDVQKFMNLRVQRNVEKKISGYLRITPFDPDSIEITIADPLTMKPVSCNTIGKNVIFQCINFAEGIFIYFYTVNIFIFDYSLSIENRGVDSVSVEATWSVVDYPNEEKVSVAVWSSENELKANVQENDHLFLYCQVSQASGRVVENLQVMAEVEFVVDQNVSKQIITLTDGGDRVVDVKARDTVWSGKLSGDWPAGTTFTVTTLAVNHDPDIFSPFKLGTSFRPRMAATGSWTGSSSGVLPINPTEGECCLSFSDEKGASRSLVVNRMLLNPYSAKIINDKQDLPPRVTEMPKLKPSDPPVTDNGTVTITFYLEGQTAARQRTSTTYEYLTRYHEDLATIRDNFTHGKEPLDGFRSPGDATSIAVTIPIGDSNSFYLAVANYDPSTGVEGLPSRALPINFQMSPDTTTTTTTTTTTTTTTTTGAAITTTENSITTAETTTPQKTTTKAPPTEGPKSEDNTVIIVVSVVCAVVVLCVAGGLYYYRHRICK, from the exons ATGG ggAGACTTGAAGTAGCAGcactgtgggtgtgtgtgtgggcttgtGCGTGGGCGTGTGTGAGCGGGGTGAGGCTACAAAATGGTGTCTacgaagacctggtgctggccATAGACCCAAACATGCCGATGGACACCATGGACATCATGGAGCTACAGCAGAATATTGAG GCACTGGTACAAGACATGCGGGACAGTATGATAACAGCAACAAACGGTCGATTGTCTCTCGGGTCAGTACGGGTGGTACTGCCTTTGAGCTGGAACATCACCGACGAATTTGACTTGGATCCCGCTCATGAAGACTTTTCGTGGAAAACTGCTGACATACATTTACAGGAGGCGCCCAAAGGGAGCTTCGGCCAATACACCGACCACGCCCCCAACACGCTGCAG ATGGGGCAGTGCGGAGAGCCTGGGAGTTACATTACCATCCACAACACCTTCCTAGACCAAGATTACGTCAAAACTCACTATGGTCCCCGAG GGCACGTCCTCATGCACGAGTGGGCTCACTACCGCTGGGGAGTGTTCGAAGAGTACGGCCATCCCAAGGACCCCGTGTATCCTGTCAGCTACGAGAGAGACGACCTCACCAGGCCCACTGCTTGCTACAGGGGAAAACTCCTCGGGGACTTTCTCACGGG ATCCAAAGAGTCGTGCCCAGGAGCTCACAATGACCCCGAGAATCCCTGCTATTTCTTCCCTAACACCAGCAGCAACCCTACCACTACCAAGTCCTCACTCATGtcacacacttttctctcc GACGGAAGCTTCTGTACTCAAGATACACACGACATCTTTGCTCCAACACCCCATAACCTGATGTGTGTGGGACGCTCTGTGTGGGAAGTTCTTGAGACTCACCCAGACTTCACAAATTCCGA gagctCAGGAAAGCAAGCAAAGAACACGGCAATCCACATCAGTTTCCAGAAAGCTCCCACAAGCagggttttcttcctcttcgaaGCCCCGCCTAAG GATCAAAGTACAACACTGAATTGGTTGGTGCGTCAGTTCATAGAGAAAACCACGAACGTCTTTGGTGCCATCGAGCTCGGCATGGCTACCTTCAGAACTGTGGTGCCGGGCGAGGCAGAAATAATTGACATGATGGATTTCACTTCCGTTGCGA ATTATTCCTCAGTCGAAAGTTACATTCCTGGCCCAACTACTGGTCCTGTCTCTGAAGCGCCGCTTCAGGACGCGCTGCTCCAATTGCTGCCGTCCTGGGAGGTCTACCAGCCAGGGACGCTTCTGGTTTCTATTACTTGGAATTCTGTTATTGCAAAGGATGCTCAAGATCTCAGT GTCCTGGTTCTTGATAAGGGGGTGAAACTACTCGTGCTTGACCCATCGACAGAGGGCGGCCTGGGACATTTGCTGCCAATGATCCAGCTCCTGCAGAACACAGGAGGCAATTTCTATATCAAAGACTACAACGTTTCCCAACCGATCAATCAGCTTCTCGAAGACTTGGACAGCTACATGAGGATCCAGTTCATCGAAGACCATAGACTG ATAGGTGTGAGTCATCATGTAGCGGATGCTAACAGTGACGTCCAAAAATTTATGAATTTACGAGTTCAGAGGAATGTTGAAAAAAAGATCAGTGGTTATCTTAGAATCACGCCTTTCGATCCTGATTCCATTGAGATTACCATCGCTGACCCCCTTACTATGAAGCCCGTCTCCTGTAACACTATAGGAAAGAACGTCATCTTTCAGTGCATCAATTTCGCAGAAGGcatcttcatctatttttatacAGTCAAC ATATTCATCTTCGATTATTCCTTATCCATCGAGAACCGCGGGGTGGACAGCGTGTCTGTTGAGGCGACCTGGAGTGTAGTGGATTACCCCAATGAAGAAAAG GTGTCGGTAGCCGTGTGGTCGTCCGAGAATGAGCTGAAGGCAAATGTTCAAGAGAATGaccacctcttcctttactGCCAG GTGTCTCAAGCAAGCGGCAGAGTGGTGGAAAATCTGCAGGTCATGGCCGAAGTTGAATTTGTCGTTGATCAGAATGTGTCCAAGCAGATCATTACCCTTACCGATGGCGGAGACAGAG TGGTGGACGTAAAGGCGAGGGACACTGTGTGGTCTGGAAAACTGAGCGGCGACTGGCCCGCCGGCACTACCTTCACTGTCACGACACTGGCCGTTAACCACGACCCGGATATCTTCTCACCCTTCAAACTTGGTACTAGCTTCAG GCCACGTATGGCTGCTACAGGAAGCTGGACAGGAAGTAGCTCTGGCGTCCTCCCGATAAACCCTACAGAAGGTGAATGTTGCTTGAGTTTCTCTGACGAAAAGGGAGCATCGCGTAGCCTTGTAGTCAACAGGATGCTGTTGAATCCGTACAGTGCTAAGATCATTAATGACAAACag GATTTACCACCACGGGTGACAGAAATGCCCAAGCTGAAGCCAAGTGATCCTCCCGTCACCGACAACGGTACTGTCACGATCACATTCTATTTGGAAGGACAAACGGCTGCCCGGCAAAGAACATCGACAACG TACGAGTACTTGACTCGCTACCACGAGGACTTAGCGACAATTCGGGACAACTTCACCCATGGCAaagag CCGCTGGACGGGTTCAGGTCCCCTGGAGACGCCACGAGCATCGCCGTGACAATACCAATTGGCGATTCAAATAGCTTCTACCTCGCCGTGGCCAACTACGACCCTTCAACTGGAGTCGAG ggtTTGCCGTCAAGAGCGCTGCCAATAAat TTTCAGATGAGTCCagacacaaccacaaccacaaccaccaccaccaccaccaccacaacaactacaacaggagcagccataacaacaacagaaaattcaataacaacagcagaaaCAACAACTCCACAAAAAACTACAACTAAAGCTCCTCCTACTGAAGGCCCTAAGTCTGAAGACAACACAGTCATCATCGTGGTGTCAGTGGTGTGCGccgttgtggtgttgtgtgtggcagGTGGCCTCTATTACTACAGGCACAGGATTTGTAAATGA